The Streptomyces sp. Je 1-332 genome has a window encoding:
- the dapB gene encoding 4-hydroxy-tetrahydrodipicolinate reductase encodes MSKLRVAVIGAKGRIGSEAVRAVEAADDLELVAALGRGDSLDTLVETGAQVVVELTNPDSVMGNLDFCVRHGIHAVVGTTGWTDDRVAQLEASLAASPKTGVLIAPNFSIGAVLTMKFAQIAAPYFESVEVVELHHPNKADAPSGTATRTAQLIAEARRAAGSAPQPDATTTALDGARGADVDGVPVHSVRLRGLLAHQEVLLGGEGETLTVRHDSLHHSSFMPGILLGVRRVVSTPGLTFGLEHFLDLN; translated from the coding sequence ATGAGCAAGCTGCGCGTGGCGGTCATCGGAGCCAAGGGCCGGATCGGCTCCGAGGCCGTCCGGGCCGTCGAGGCCGCCGACGACCTGGAACTGGTCGCCGCGCTCGGCCGGGGCGACTCGCTGGACACGCTGGTGGAGACCGGCGCCCAGGTCGTGGTCGAGCTGACCAACCCCGACTCGGTGATGGGCAATCTCGACTTCTGCGTACGGCACGGCATCCACGCCGTGGTCGGTACGACGGGCTGGACCGACGACCGCGTCGCGCAGCTGGAGGCCTCGCTCGCCGCGTCGCCGAAGACGGGCGTCCTGATCGCCCCGAACTTCTCCATCGGCGCGGTCCTCACCATGAAGTTCGCGCAGATCGCGGCGCCGTACTTCGAGTCCGTCGAGGTCGTCGAGCTGCACCACCCGAACAAGGCCGACGCCCCCAGCGGCACCGCCACGCGCACCGCCCAGCTCATCGCCGAGGCGCGCCGGGCTGCGGGCAGCGCCCCGCAGCCCGACGCCACGACGACCGCGCTCGACGGCGCACGCGGCGCGGACGTCGACGGCGTACCGGTGCACTCCGTGCGGCTGCGCGGCCTCCTGGCCCACCAGGAGGTCCTGCTCGGCGGCGAGGGCGAGACCCTGACGGTCCGGCACGACTCGCTGCACCACAGCAGCTTCATGCCGGGCATCCTGCTCGGCGTACGCCGTGTGGTGAGCACTCCGGGTCTGACGTTCGGCCTGGAACACTTCCTGGACCTGAACTGA
- the thyX gene encoding FAD-dependent thymidylate synthase: MSDTPTEDLKPSFRSEVTVELVKHAATDSDVLWAARVSTAGEQSLEELQKDPERSKGLINYLMRDRHGSPFEHNSMTFFISAPIFVFREFMRHRVGWSYNEESGRYRELQPTFYVPDESRKLVQEGRPGKYVFVEGTQAQQELTGRVMEDSYRQAYEAYQEMLAAGVAREVARAVLPVGLFSSMYATCNARSLMHFLGLRTQHELAKVPSFPQREIEMVGEKMEEQWAKLMPLTHAAFNANGRVAP; the protein is encoded by the coding sequence GTGAGCGACACCCCCACCGAAGACCTCAAGCCCAGCTTCCGCAGCGAGGTCACCGTCGAGCTGGTGAAGCACGCGGCGACCGACTCCGACGTCCTGTGGGCCGCCCGTGTCTCCACTGCCGGTGAGCAGTCCCTCGAGGAGCTCCAGAAGGACCCCGAGCGCTCCAAGGGCCTGATCAACTACCTGATGCGGGACCGCCACGGCAGCCCCTTCGAGCACAACTCGATGACGTTCTTCATCAGCGCCCCGATCTTCGTCTTCCGCGAGTTCATGCGACACCGCGTGGGCTGGTCGTACAACGAGGAATCGGGTCGCTACAGGGAGCTCCAGCCGACGTTCTACGTCCCCGACGAGTCCCGCAAGCTGGTCCAGGAAGGCCGCCCCGGGAAGTACGTCTTCGTGGAGGGCACCCAGGCCCAGCAGGAGCTCACGGGCCGCGTCATGGAGGACTCCTACCGCCAGGCGTACGAGGCGTATCAGGAGATGCTCGCCGCCGGCGTCGCCCGCGAAGTCGCCCGCGCGGTCCTGCCGGTTGGCCTCTTCTCGTCGATGTACGCGACGTGCAACGCCCGTTCGCTGATGCACTTCCTCGGCCTGCGTACGCAGCACGAACTCGCCAAGGTCCCGTCCTTCCCGCAGCGGGAGATCGAGATGGTCGGCGAGAAGATGGAGGAGCAGTGGGCCAAGCTCATGCCCCTCACGCACGCCGCGTTCAACGCCAATGGACGTGTGGCTCCGTAA
- the dapA gene encoding 4-hydroxy-tetrahydrodipicolinate synthase: MAPTSTPQTPFGRVLTAMVTPFTADGALDIDGAQRLAAHLVDAGNDGLVINGTTGESPTTSNAEKAELVRAVVEAVGDRAHVVAGVGTNDTRHSIELARDAERVGATGLLTVTPYYNKPPQEGLLRHFSAIADSTELPVMLYDIPGRSGVPINTETIVRLAEHPRIVANKDAKGDLGRASWAIARSGLAWYSGDDMLNLPLLSVGACGFVSVVSHVVTPELRAMIDAYSTGDVQKATEIHQKLLPVFTGMFRTQGVITTKAALTLQGRPAGPLRLPLVELSPDETAQLKIDLAAGGVQL, encoded by the coding sequence ATGGCTCCGACCTCCACTCCGCAGACCCCCTTCGGGAGGGTCCTCACCGCCATGGTCACGCCCTTCACGGCGGACGGCGCACTCGACATCGACGGCGCGCAGCGACTCGCCGCCCACCTGGTGGACGCAGGCAATGACGGCCTCGTCATCAACGGCACCACCGGCGAGTCGCCGACCACCAGCAACGCGGAGAAAGCCGAGCTCGTACGAGCCGTAGTGGAAGCAGTCGGAGACCGCGCCCACGTGGTCGCGGGCGTCGGCACGAACGACACCCGCCACAGCATCGAGCTCGCCCGCGACGCCGAGCGGGTCGGCGCCACCGGCCTCCTGACCGTCACGCCGTACTACAACAAGCCCCCGCAAGAGGGCCTGCTCCGGCACTTCAGCGCGATCGCCGACAGCACCGAGCTGCCGGTCATGCTCTACGACATCCCCGGCCGCAGTGGCGTACCGATCAACACCGAGACGATCGTCCGCCTCGCCGAGCACCCGCGGATCGTCGCCAACAAGGACGCCAAGGGTGACCTGGGCCGCGCCAGCTGGGCCATCGCCCGCTCCGGCCTCGCCTGGTACTCCGGCGACGACATGCTGAACCTCCCGCTGCTCTCCGTCGGCGCCTGCGGCTTCGTCTCCGTCGTCAGCCACGTGGTCACGCCGGAACTGCGCGCGATGATCGACGCGTACTCCACGGGTGACGTACAGAAGGCCACGGAGATCCACCAGAAGCTGCTCCCGGTCTTCACCGGCATGTTCCGTACGCAGGGTGTGATCACCACGAAGGCGGCGCTCACCCTGCAGGGCCGCCCCGCGGGCCCGCTGCGGCTGCCCCTGGTCGAGCTCTCGCCCGACGAGACGGCCCAGCTCAAGATCGATCTCGCCGCGGGCGGGGTACAGCTGTAA